A single genomic interval of Alistipes provencensis harbors:
- a CDS encoding dihydrodipicolinate synthase family protein, which translates to MKTIKGIIPPMITPLKGDDQIDREGTVRLTEHILAGGVHALFLLGTTGEAQSLSYKCRYDFVELVCRTVAGRVPVLVGVTDTSLDESVKLARHAAACGAVGVVAAAPYYFAPSQQELIEYYTALADALPLPLFLYNMPSHVKVFLEPATVKALADHPNIVGLKDSSANMTYFQTLLYHLGDREDFALYVGPEELTGESVVMGADGGVNGGANIFPELYVEMYDAAAAHDIARVRRLQHRIMQISTSLYTVGKYGSSYLKGVKCALSLLGICDDYLSYPYRKFRTEERDRIRQALGALGIKCGE; encoded by the coding sequence ATGAAGACTATCAAAGGGATCATTCCCCCGATGATTACCCCCTTGAAGGGTGACGACCAAATCGACCGTGAAGGCACCGTACGGCTCACGGAGCACATCCTCGCCGGCGGCGTCCACGCCCTCTTCCTCCTCGGCACCACCGGCGAGGCGCAAAGCCTCTCCTACAAGTGCCGCTACGATTTCGTCGAACTGGTCTGCCGCACGGTCGCCGGGCGCGTTCCCGTGCTGGTGGGCGTCACCGACACGTCGCTCGACGAGAGCGTGAAGCTCGCCCGGCATGCCGCCGCCTGCGGAGCCGTCGGCGTGGTCGCCGCAGCGCCTTATTATTTCGCGCCTTCGCAGCAGGAACTGATCGAATATTACACGGCGCTGGCCGACGCACTGCCGCTGCCGCTCTTCCTCTACAACATGCCCTCGCATGTGAAGGTGTTCCTCGAACCCGCGACCGTCAAGGCGCTGGCCGACCATCCGAACATCGTCGGACTGAAGGACAGCTCGGCCAACATGACCTATTTCCAGACGCTGCTCTACCATCTGGGCGACCGCGAGGACTTCGCACTCTACGTCGGTCCCGAGGAGCTCACCGGAGAGAGCGTCGTGATGGGCGCCGACGGCGGCGTGAACGGCGGCGCCAACATCTTCCCGGAACTCTACGTCGAGATGTACGACGCGGCAGCAGCCCACGACATCGCCCGGGTCCGCCGGCTCCAGCACCGCATCATGCAGATCAGCACGTCGCTCTACACCGTCGGCAAATACGGGTCGAGCTACCTGAAAGGCGTCAAATGCGCGCTCTCGCTGCTGGGCATCTGCGACGACTACCTCTCCTATCCCTACCGGAAATTCCGCACCGAGGAACGCGACCGCATCCGTCAGGCCCTCGGAGCGCTGGGCATCAAATGCGGCGAATAG